The following proteins come from a genomic window of Solwaraspora sp. WMMA2065:
- the gap gene encoding type I glyceraldehyde-3-phosphate dehydrogenase, producing MTIRVGINGFGRIGRNFTRAVLASGADIQIVAFNDLGDTATTAHLLKYDSILGRLPHEVKASGDEITVGGQTIKALAERDPAKLPWGELGADVVIESTGFFTDATKAKAHVDGGAKKVIISAPAKNEDFTVVLGVNDGQYDPAKHTIISNASCTTNCLAPMAKVLQDTFGIERGLMTTIHAYTQDQNLQDGPHSDLRRARAAALNIVPTSTGAAKAIGLVLPELKGKLDGYALRVPIPTGSATDLTVTVGRETTVEEVNAAVKAAAQGPLAGILTYTEDPIVSADIVTDPASCIFDAGLTKVIGDQVKVVGWYDNEWGYSNRLVDLVKLVGASL from the coding sequence GTGACCATCCGGGTTGGCATCAACGGCTTCGGCCGTATCGGCCGTAACTTCACGCGGGCGGTGCTCGCCTCCGGCGCGGACATCCAGATCGTCGCCTTCAACGACCTGGGCGACACCGCGACCACCGCGCACCTGCTCAAGTACGACAGCATCCTGGGCCGGCTGCCGCACGAGGTGAAGGCCAGCGGCGACGAGATCACCGTCGGCGGGCAGACCATCAAGGCGCTCGCCGAGCGCGACCCGGCCAAGCTGCCCTGGGGTGAGCTCGGCGCCGACGTGGTGATCGAGTCGACCGGCTTCTTCACCGACGCGACCAAGGCCAAGGCGCACGTCGACGGCGGCGCCAAGAAGGTGATCATCTCGGCCCCGGCCAAGAACGAGGACTTCACCGTCGTGCTCGGCGTCAACGACGGCCAGTACGACCCGGCGAAGCACACGATCATCTCGAACGCCTCCTGCACCACCAACTGCCTCGCCCCGATGGCGAAGGTGCTGCAGGACACGTTCGGCATCGAGCGTGGCCTGATGACCACCATCCACGCGTACACCCAGGACCAGAACCTGCAGGACGGCCCGCACTCCGACCTGCGCCGGGCCCGCGCCGCCGCGCTGAACATCGTGCCGACCTCGACCGGTGCCGCCAAGGCGATCGGCCTGGTGCTGCCGGAGCTCAAGGGCAAGCTGGACGGCTACGCGCTGCGGGTGCCGATCCCGACCGGCTCGGCCACCGACCTGACCGTCACCGTCGGCCGGGAGACCACCGTCGAAGAGGTCAACGCCGCGGTCAAGGCCGCCGCGCAGGGCCCGCTGGCCGGCATCCTCACCTACACCGAGGACCCGATCGTGTCGGCCGACATCGTCACCGATCCGGCGTCGTGCATCTTCGACGCCGGCCTGACCAAGGTGATCGGCGACCAGGTCAAGGTCGTCGGCTGGTACGACAACGAGTGGGGCTACTCCAACCGCCTGGTGGACCTGGTCAAGCTGGTGGGCGCGTCCCTGTGA